The Catellatospora citrea DNA segment ACGATCATCTTCTCGCGCGGCAGGTCCAGGCTCACGTCGCGCAGGTTGTGCTCGCGCGCCCCACGGATGATCAGTCGGTCGCTCACAGCAGGCTCTCCCCACACGGTCTTTCGGCGATGTCTTCAGGGCGGTCCGCCACGGCGAAGCCCCAGCTCAGAGGCATGGGTCAAGCAGCACGACGCGCTCGGCACGCAGTGCAGTCGCGTGCCGTGGGCAACTCTAGCCCCGGCCTCCGACATTCTTGTCTCGCGCCACGAACACACGTGCTAACCCGGCGATTCGCGTGGTGCGCGTCACCCCTGGCCGTCGCCGTCGGCTCGCGTCCAGCGCACCGGCGGCCGGCGAGTCAGATCACCCGTGAGGGTGAACAGCGCGGCCCCGCCGCCCGATTCCCGCGGCACGACCGGCCGGCCGGTCACTCCCAGGGCAGCCGGTGCAGGGTCAGCTCGACGGTGCGCAGCAGCCGCTCGCGGTCCGCGCCGCCCGCGGCCTCGACCGCGAGCCCGGAGGACAGCGCGAAGACGTAGCCCGCCGCCGCCCGCGGATCGACCTCGGCCGGCAGGTCGCCCTCGGCGCGCGCCCGCTCCAGCCGTGCGACCAGGAACTGCTCGCCCCGCTCGCGCCGCCCGGCGAGTTCCGTGCGGATGGAGGCCGCGCCGTCCCCGGCGGCCAGCGCACCGTGCACCAGCAGGCAGCCCGGCGGGGTGTCGGGGCCGGTGGTGGCCCGGGCCACGCCCTCCAGCCAGTGCCGGATCACCTGACGCACGGTCGGCTGCTGGATCGCGTCGCGGGCATACCTGAATACCGAGTCCTCGTAGCGGTCGAGCACCTGTGTGAACAGCCCGGCCTTGGAGCCGAACGCGGCGTAGACACTGCCCGGCTTGAGCCCGGTCGCCGTGCTCAGATCGGCCATGGTGGTGCCCTCGTAGCCCTTGGCCCAGAACACGTCGAGGGCGGAGCCCAGCACCCGGTCCAGGTCGAATTCGCGCGGCCTGCCCACCGCCATCGCGCACCTCCCCGAATTTCTTGAGTGAATGTTCAATATATCACGTTGTCGATCTGGGCGCCGTGGTGAGATGTTGAATGGGCACTCAATAATTCGAGCGAAGGAGCGGGACGATGACTCAGCAGCTGAACGGCAAGGTGGCCCTGGTGACCGGCGGATCGCGCGGCATCGGCGCGGGGATCGCCCGCCGCCTGGCCCGCGAGGGGGCCACCGTGGCGGTGACCTTCCAGTCCTCGGCCGACGCGGCCGCCACCCTGGTCAAGGAGATCGAGGCCGAAGGCGGCACGGCGTACGCGGTGCGCGCGGACTCGGCCGACCGGGACGCGGTCCGCGGGGTGGTGGACGAGGTCGCGCGGCGGTCCGGCCGGCTCGACATCCTGGTCAACAACGCCGGAGTCACGGGGTTCGGGCCGATCGGCGAGCTGACCGACGAGGTGTTCGACCAGACCGTGGGCGTCAACCTGCACGCCGTGTTCCACGCCAGCCAGGCGGCGCTGCGCCACCTCGGCGAGGGCGGGCGCATCATCACCATCGGCAGCGTCAACGCCGACCGCATGCCGTTCCCCGGCGGCAGCCTGTACGCGCTGACCAAGGCGGGCGTCGCGGGCTTCACCCGGGGCCTGGCCCGCGAGGTCGGCCCGCGCGGCA contains these protein-coding regions:
- a CDS encoding TetR/AcrR family transcriptional regulator; this translates as MAVGRPREFDLDRVLGSALDVFWAKGYEGTTMADLSTATGLKPGSVYAAFGSKAGLFTQVLDRYEDSVFRYARDAIQQPTVRQVIRHWLEGVARATTGPDTPPGCLLVHGALAAGDGAASIRTELAGRRERGEQFLVARLERARAEGDLPAEVDPRAAAGYVFALSSGLAVEAAGGADRERLLRTVELTLHRLPWE
- a CDS encoding 3-oxoacyl-ACP reductase family protein, whose protein sequence is MTQQLNGKVALVTGGSRGIGAGIARRLAREGATVAVTFQSSADAAATLVKEIEAEGGTAYAVRADSADRDAVRGVVDEVARRSGRLDILVNNAGVTGFGPIGELTDEVFDQTVGVNLHAVFHASQAALRHLGEGGRIITIGSVNADRMPFPGGSLYALTKAGVAGFTRGLAREVGPRGITVNTVQPGPVDTDMNPADGPLSAALLPALAVGRYGTADEVAGAVAYLAGPEAAYITGATLDVDGGFLA